From Salinirubrum litoreum, one genomic window encodes:
- a CDS encoding DUF7551 domain-containing protein — protein MVGPTLIDIREHIDALATEDGQYYVRCGRTGDRPVPAAGHRFSDRATARAAARATAQYRSALRRYDPQVPYYDLIVCETPRDDTVGHPRESSERPEHRLSDPVVPDSTTPARRDLVEFCHRVAGAVFETLSSAGYDAVERAVMDAYFELAETVDDPDELCLCLLESMASELRGSLSPGEQAEVLTDAAARLDSPRDDDDPLDATLTALEQRGLIESFTRSPYSVDRDGEERSAVVQISGYVLSPRDGRLPVLPLTLELCRHHAERSSRSVQVTAVDGGWQLTFALADTEDQNGLVSAPIDGEV, from the coding sequence ATGGTTGGCCCCACACTCATCGACATCAGAGAACACATCGACGCCCTCGCCACCGAGGACGGCCAGTACTACGTCCGCTGTGGACGCACGGGCGACCGGCCGGTGCCAGCGGCCGGGCACCGATTCTCCGACCGTGCCACCGCCCGCGCCGCTGCCCGCGCGACAGCACAGTATCGCTCGGCACTCCGTCGATACGACCCGCAGGTCCCCTACTACGACCTGATCGTCTGTGAGACGCCCCGCGACGACACGGTGGGACACCCACGGGAGTCGAGTGAGAGACCGGAGCACCGTCTCTCCGACCCCGTGGTACCCGACAGCACCACGCCCGCGCGGCGTGATCTCGTCGAGTTCTGTCACCGCGTGGCAGGAGCCGTCTTCGAGACGCTCTCCAGTGCAGGCTACGACGCCGTCGAGAGAGCCGTCATGGACGCGTACTTCGAACTCGCAGAGACTGTCGACGACCCCGATGAACTGTGTCTGTGTCTGCTCGAGAGCATGGCCAGTGAACTTCGAGGCAGTCTGTCTCCCGGCGAGCAAGCAGAGGTTCTCACCGACGCCGCAGCCCGGCTGGATTCGCCCAGAGACGACGACGACCCACTCGACGCGACACTTACCGCGCTCGAACAGCGAGGACTGATCGAGAGCTTCACGCGCTCGCCGTACTCGGTCGACCGCGATGGTGAGGAACGATCTGCGGTCGTTCAGATCTCCGGCTACGTGCTTTCGCCACGCGACGGTCGACTCCCCGTCCTGCCGCTGACCCTCGAGCTCTGCCGGCACCACGCAGAGCGATCCTCTCGATCCGTTCAGGTGACGGCCGTGGACGGTGGGTGGCAACTCACGTTCGCACTCGCTGACACGGAAGACCAGAACGGTCTCGTGAGCGCCCCGATCGACGGGGAGGTGTGA
- a CDS encoding ribonucleoside-diphosphate reductase subunit alpha — protein MSHAALTRVREQHDEPFYWLNEDSEEFLREGYLIEGVEPRERIRQIAENAEEILGEAGFADRFYDYMSRGFYSLASPIWANFGLDRGLPISCFGSYMEDSMESILYTHAEVGEMTKLGGGTSGYFGEIRPRGSPITNNGKSNGSYSFTELFDTAINVVSQGETRRGQFAGYIDVEHGDLEEWLNIKTEGDPIQDIFYGVIIGDEWFQAMVDGDEDKRETWAKIIETRINIGVPYIIFRDNMNEGKPQVYKDKGYEINASNLCTEIALPATPDESFVCCLSSMNALHYDEWKDTDAVETLTRFLDAVMEEFVQKADGTQFMERAVRFAKRHRAVGIGVLGWHSYLQSNMIPFDSMEAMQKNEEIFRTIKERSYEASEALADEFGEPEVLEGYGRRNTTTMSVAPTKSSSVILGQVSPSIEPLQSNYFVRDGAKLKSTQKNRFLEALLKERGRDTRDVWDSIANKDGSVQHLDCLTDEEKDVFKTFAEIPQMAIINQAAQRQKHIDQAQSLNVSIDPSEVSVKEINRLYIEAWKNGVKSLYYQNSVNAAQKFSRNILECTACES, from the coding sequence ATGTCACACGCAGCACTCACGCGAGTCAGAGAACAGCACGACGAACCCTTCTACTGGTTGAACGAGGACAGCGAGGAGTTCCTCAGGGAAGGATACCTGATCGAAGGGGTCGAACCGAGAGAACGGATCAGACAGATCGCGGAGAACGCCGAAGAGATTCTGGGCGAAGCGGGCTTCGCAGACCGGTTCTACGACTACATGAGCCGCGGGTTCTACAGTCTCGCAAGCCCAATCTGGGCGAACTTCGGACTCGACAGGGGCCTCCCTATCAGCTGCTTCGGCAGCTACATGGAAGACAGTATGGAGAGCATTCTCTACACCCACGCCGAAGTGGGTGAAATGACGAAGCTGGGCGGCGGCACGAGCGGATACTTCGGTGAAATCCGGCCACGAGGCAGCCCGATAACGAACAACGGAAAGAGCAACGGGAGTTACAGTTTCACAGAACTGTTCGACACTGCGATCAACGTGGTGAGTCAGGGCGAAACCCGACGAGGTCAGTTTGCAGGATACATCGACGTCGAACACGGTGACCTCGAAGAGTGGCTCAACATCAAGACCGAGGGTGATCCGATACAGGACATCTTCTACGGTGTCATCATCGGCGACGAGTGGTTCCAAGCGATGGTCGACGGTGACGAGGATAAAAGAGAGACGTGGGCAAAGATCATCGAGACACGGATCAACATCGGCGTCCCCTACATCATCTTCAGAGACAACATGAACGAGGGGAAGCCACAGGTCTACAAGGACAAGGGATACGAGATAAACGCGTCCAACCTGTGTACGGAGATCGCACTCCCAGCCACACCGGACGAGAGTTTCGTCTGCTGTCTCTCGAGTATGAACGCGCTCCACTACGACGAGTGGAAGGACACGGATGCAGTTGAAACCCTGACGCGCTTCCTCGACGCCGTGATGGAGGAGTTCGTCCAGAAAGCAGACGGAACACAGTTCATGGAACGGGCCGTGCGGTTCGCGAAACGACACAGAGCAGTCGGAATCGGCGTCCTCGGCTGGCACAGTTACCTCCAGAGCAACATGATCCCGTTCGACAGCATGGAGGCGATGCAGAAGAACGAGGAGATATTCCGGACGATCAAAGAGCGAAGTTACGAGGCGAGCGAAGCGCTTGCCGACGAGTTCGGTGAACCAGAGGTGCTCGAGGGATACGGCAGACGGAACACGACGACGATGAGTGTGGCCCCGACGAAATCGAGCAGCGTCATTCTGGGCCAGGTCAGTCCGAGCATCGAGCCGCTACAGTCGAACTACTTCGTGAGAGATGGAGCGAAGCTCAAGTCGACTCAAAAGAACAGATTCCTCGAAGCACTACTGAAAGAGCGAGGGAGAGACACGAGAGACGTCTGGGACAGTATCGCGAACAAAGATGGGAGCGTACAGCATCTCGACTGTCTGACGGACGAAGAGAAAGACGTCTTCAAGACCTTCGCCGAGATCCCACAGATGGCGATCATCAACCAGGCAGCCCAGCGGCAGAAACACATCGATCAGGCACAGAGCCTGAACGTCTCGATCGATCCAAGTGAAGTGAGCGTCAAAGAGATCAATCGACTCTACATCGAGGCGTGGAAGAACGGAGTGAAGAGCCTCTACTATCAGAACAGCGTGAACGCGGCACAGAAGTTCAGCCGAAATATCCTCGAATGCACGGCCTGTGAGAGCTGA
- a CDS encoding ribonucleotide-diphosphate reductase subunit beta, with the protein MTEHKPTDEDAETDIFSGRTELKPYEYSRFLDYKDAIRNSYWVHTEFNFSGDVQDFKVNTTPAEKTVIKRTMLAIAQIEVQVKTFWSDIYEEMPKAEIGSVGMTFAESEVRHMDAYSHLLDVLGITDDFEQVTDVPAVKNRIEYLDECLERTRSDDTEEYVMSILLFSTFVEHVSLFSQFLIMTSFDKYEKKFTGISNAVEATSKEEQIHGLFGVELVETIREENPDLFDDEFEAEVQAACRQAYEAEMEILDWIFEAGDLAFLPREHVDEFLQARFNQSLENVGVDPMFETDDALLDETRWFDEDIMMTKDNDFFSKRSTTYNKHTQSVTAEEMF; encoded by the coding sequence ATGACTGAACACAAACCCACAGACGAGGATGCAGAGACCGACATCTTCTCGGGACGAACAGAGCTCAAACCGTACGAGTACTCCAGGTTCCTCGACTACAAGGACGCGATACGGAACAGCTACTGGGTTCACACGGAGTTCAACTTCTCAGGAGACGTTCAGGACTTCAAGGTCAACACGACGCCCGCCGAGAAGACCGTCATCAAACGGACGATGTTGGCTATCGCACAGATCGAGGTGCAGGTGAAGACGTTCTGGTCAGATATCTACGAAGAGATGCCCAAAGCAGAAATCGGCAGTGTCGGCATGACCTTCGCAGAGAGTGAAGTGCGACACATGGACGCCTACAGTCACCTCCTCGATGTGTTGGGGATCACAGACGATTTCGAGCAGGTGACTGACGTCCCAGCCGTCAAAAACAGGATCGAGTACCTCGACGAATGTCTGGAACGGACTCGAAGTGACGACACGGAAGAGTACGTGATGAGCATCCTCCTGTTCAGTACGTTCGTCGAACACGTCTCGCTGTTCAGTCAGTTCCTGATAATGACGAGCTTCGACAAGTACGAGAAGAAATTCACGGGGATATCCAACGCCGTCGAAGCAACCAGCAAAGAAGAACAGATCCACGGGCTGTTCGGAGTAGAACTGGTCGAGACGATCAGAGAAGAGAACCCGGACCTGTTCGACGACGAATTCGAAGCGGAAGTCCAGGCGGCCTGTCGGCAGGCCTACGAAGCAGAGATGGAGATTCTGGATTGGATATTCGAAGCGGGAGACCTGGCATTCCTTCCCAGAGAGCACGTAGACGAGTTTCTGCAAGCCCGATTCAATCAGAGTCTGGAGAACGTCGGCGTAGATCCGATGTTCGAGACGGACGATGCCCTCCTCGACGAGACTCGCTGGTTCGACGAGGATATCATGATGACGAAGGACAACGATTTCTTCAGCAAACGATCGACCACGTACAACAAACACACGCAGAGCGTCACGGCCGAGGAGATGTTCTAA
- the nrdR gene encoding transcriptional regulator NrdR, with amino-acid sequence MNCPDCGDERTRVVDTETSADGTSIRRRRECQRCSFRFTTYERPEWDSLQVKKRDGTIDPFDRAKLRAGIERAVEKRDVAETTVTSLVDDVESALQDRETRIVSSSLIGELVSERLRDVDKVAYIRFVSVYKAFSEPEEFLRELDAVLDAEVDDFEAPTDSQ; translated from the coding sequence ATGAACTGCCCGGACTGCGGGGACGAGCGAACACGCGTCGTCGATACCGAGACCAGCGCGGATGGAACTTCCATCCGGCGGCGTCGTGAGTGTCAACGCTGCTCGTTCCGCTTTACGACCTACGAACGTCCGGAGTGGGACTCCCTCCAGGTGAAGAAACGCGACGGAACCATCGACCCGTTCGACCGCGCGAAACTTCGCGCAGGGATCGAACGGGCCGTAGAGAAGCGTGACGTGGCCGAGACGACTGTGACGAGTCTCGTCGACGACGTCGAGAGCGCGCTGCAAGATCGAGAGACGCGCATCGTCTCGTCGAGTCTCATCGGCGAACTCGTCTCCGAGCGGTTGCGCGACGTCGACAAGGTCGCGTACATTCGATTCGTCTCGGTCTACAAGGCCTTCTCCGAACCCGAAGAGTTCCTTCGCGAACTCGATGCGGTCCTCGATGCAGAAGTCGACGACTTCGAAGCCCCCACCGACTCACAATGA
- a CDS encoding alpha/beta hydrolase family protein: MVAVDRRVTVLVLSLLLVFSGGVIGYWGHTAGGTVEVRDVQFQSADGTQMSGHLYVPAGVSADDPAPGVLAVHGYVNTKGVQAPFATEYARRGYVVLALDQTGHGGSAPPAFAGGFGGPAGLAYLNDRPMVTERVAVTGHSMGGWAITAAAASDPDGYDAALYQGSAPGPIAGLPVPNGTAEFPRNTGVVFSEYDEFHWLMWPGSASAATAEETQKMQEFFGTDATVEEGRTYGSIEDGTARRLYTPATTHPGDHISTNAVADSVDWIQRTLPGGESPAPSNQVWYWKEVGTFLALLGGMLFVFPAGGLLLDREPFSSLQATVPQAATERDAGWHVSALLATLIPAVTYFPTVVAGDSFVPLAPNWLFPQQLTNAVVLWALVNTVVIAGLVGAWHVRRTAEDRVGRLIVPAVLVGSALGIVVASVADFLVTGQDLLGLPTVVGTLLVGVTLGGWLLTRGSATDRAASTAYGLSLPQGWGSLTRSVGLAVGVVGGVYALSLVVDALFNVDFRVWFVAFRLLTPWQFQAFVAYLPLLFVFFVAVGVLLHGRLRTRATTDSLRRAMVINSVILTGGMALLLALQYGVLFTSNALPIPQLALYAIVGLPFVPALPLIAVVSTYFFHRTGRVWTGALVNALLITWFLVGSTATQAVL, from the coding sequence ATGGTAGCTGTCGACAGACGGGTGACGGTACTGGTACTCTCACTACTGCTCGTGTTCAGTGGTGGCGTGATCGGCTACTGGGGGCACACTGCGGGTGGGACCGTCGAGGTGCGCGACGTGCAGTTCCAGTCGGCAGACGGCACACAGATGTCGGGGCATCTCTACGTCCCGGCGGGCGTCTCGGCAGACGACCCGGCTCCGGGGGTGCTGGCCGTCCACGGCTACGTGAACACGAAGGGTGTGCAGGCACCCTTCGCGACCGAGTACGCCCGTCGAGGGTACGTCGTCCTCGCGCTGGATCAGACCGGTCACGGCGGGTCGGCACCACCGGCCTTCGCGGGTGGGTTCGGCGGCCCGGCGGGGCTGGCGTATCTCAACGACCGACCGATGGTCACAGAGAGGGTAGCGGTGACGGGTCACTCGATGGGTGGCTGGGCGATCACGGCGGCGGCCGCGAGTGATCCCGACGGCTACGACGCCGCGCTGTATCAGGGCTCTGCACCCGGCCCCATCGCCGGCCTCCCGGTGCCGAACGGCACGGCGGAGTTTCCGCGAAACACGGGTGTCGTCTTCAGCGAGTACGACGAGTTCCACTGGCTGATGTGGCCCGGTTCTGCGAGTGCAGCGACCGCCGAGGAGACACAGAAGATGCAGGAATTCTTCGGCACCGACGCGACCGTCGAGGAGGGACGAACATACGGCAGTATCGAGGACGGCACGGCACGCAGGCTCTACACGCCGGCGACGACCCATCCGGGTGACCACATCTCGACGAACGCGGTCGCCGACTCGGTCGACTGGATCCAGCGAACGCTCCCGGGTGGCGAGAGTCCGGCCCCCTCGAACCAAGTGTGGTACTGGAAGGAGGTCGGGACGTTCCTCGCTCTCCTCGGCGGGATGCTGTTCGTCTTCCCCGCCGGCGGTCTCTTGCTCGACCGTGAGCCGTTCAGTTCGCTCCAGGCGACGGTCCCGCAGGCCGCCACCGAGCGTGACGCCGGGTGGCACGTGAGTGCGCTCCTGGCGACGCTGATTCCCGCCGTGACGTACTTCCCCACCGTCGTCGCCGGCGACTCGTTCGTTCCGCTCGCTCCGAACTGGCTGTTCCCACAGCAACTGACGAACGCGGTCGTCCTCTGGGCGCTGGTGAACACCGTCGTCATCGCCGGACTGGTCGGTGCCTGGCACGTCCGGCGAACGGCCGAGGACCGCGTGGGCCGACTGATCGTCCCGGCCGTCCTCGTCGGGAGTGCGCTCGGTATCGTCGTCGCCAGCGTCGCTGACTTCCTCGTGACCGGACAGGATCTGCTGGGGCTGCCGACGGTCGTGGGCACACTCCTCGTCGGCGTGACGCTCGGCGGGTGGCTCCTCACTCGCGGGTCGGCGACCGACCGTGCGGCGTCGACGGCGTACGGTCTCTCGCTCCCGCAGGGGTGGGGTTCGCTCACCCGGTCGGTCGGTCTCGCGGTCGGCGTCGTCGGGGGTGTCTACGCGCTCTCGCTCGTCGTCGACGCACTGTTCAACGTGGACTTCCGGGTGTGGTTCGTCGCCTTCCGCCTGCTCACGCCGTGGCAGTTCCAGGCCTTCGTGGCGTACCTGCCCCTGCTGTTCGTGTTCTTCGTGGCGGTCGGGGTGCTGCTCCACGGGCGACTCCGGACGCGTGCGACGACTGACTCGCTCCGCCGCGCGATGGTCATCAACAGCGTGATCCTCACCGGCGGGATGGCGCTCCTGCTGGCTCTGCAGTACGGCGTGCTGTTCACCAGTAACGCACTGCCGATTCCCCAACTCGCGCTGTACGCAATCGTTGGACTCCCGTTCGTGCCGGCGCTCCCGCTCATCGCGGTGGTCTCGACGTACTTCTTCCACCGAACCGGTCGCGTCTGGACGGGTGCGCTGGTCAACGCCCTCCTGATCACGTGGTTCCTCGTCGGGTCGACGGCGACGCAGGCGGTTCTGTGA
- a CDS encoding DsrE/DsrF/DrsH-like family protein — MSTDTPTAPDDDLPSRAELAARVADLEESLAEATTDDGTRKMSIIATKGTLDMAYPPLILASTAAAFGYDVTVFHTFWGLDILHEERSKHLKLSSVGNPNMPVPNLIGALPGMDRMTTRMMEKRIADNETATIEELIETSLDMGVEFQACQMTIELMDYDEDDFFDGVRTGVGAATAIQDMADADIQLLI, encoded by the coding sequence GTGAGTACCGACACTCCCACCGCACCCGACGACGACCTCCCGTCACGGGCGGAACTGGCCGCCAGAGTGGCGGACCTCGAGGAGTCGCTCGCCGAGGCGACGACCGACGACGGCACCCGGAAGATGTCGATCATCGCCACGAAGGGGACGCTGGACATGGCCTACCCACCGCTCATTCTGGCGAGTACCGCCGCCGCGTTCGGCTACGACGTGACGGTGTTCCACACGTTCTGGGGACTCGACATCCTCCACGAGGAACGCTCGAAGCACCTCAAGTTGAGTTCGGTCGGCAACCCCAACATGCCGGTTCCGAACCTCATCGGTGCGCTCCCCGGCATGGACCGGATGACGACCCGGATGATGGAGAAACGCATCGCGGACAACGAGACCGCCACCATCGAGGAACTGATCGAGACGTCACTCGACATGGGCGTCGAGTTCCAGGCCTGCCAGATGACCATCGAACTGATGGACTACGACGAGGACGACTTCTTCGACGGCGTCCGGACCGGCGTCGGGGCTGCGACCGCCATCCAGGACATGGCCGACGCGGACATCCAACTGTTGATCTGA
- a CDS encoding sulfurtransferase TusA family protein — MSAEFDITQTLDVQGESCPMPVVKTRGAIDDLAAGEVLEVVATDSGSMSDIEGWASGTAGVELLAQEEDDGRYTHYVRKTE, encoded by the coding sequence ATGAGTGCCGAATTCGACATCACACAGACGCTCGACGTGCAAGGTGAATCGTGCCCGATGCCGGTCGTCAAGACGAGAGGGGCCATCGACGACCTCGCGGCCGGCGAGGTGCTGGAAGTCGTCGCGACAGACTCCGGGAGTATGAGCGACATCGAGGGCTGGGCCTCCGGGACGGCGGGCGTGGAACTGCTCGCACAAGAGGAGGACGACGGGCGCTACACGCACTACGTCCGCAAGACGGAGTGA
- a CDS encoding universal stress protein, giving the protein MRIVFATDLSDASKTAIESRTCLECLANIGVREVHLLTVVPDNVSSGLPGMDIASDARTALAAQRDVFEDAGFEVETHVARGTPHRRINGLAERIDADMIVVGSRGESPLENRLIGGTVRNVARTAVRPLLVERIERTESGPAVKKEHLFRDTLYATDFSANAERAFDFFPQLTGATQRAYLLHVRGREQKDGSDTEADARERLDEMATELRDRMGIEVETNVRTGGVVDEILAEETRVGATTTLLGARGTSRLRRLLLGDTAETVVARGNNNVLLVPPESATPR; this is encoded by the coding sequence ATGCGCATCGTATTCGCGACAGACCTCTCGGACGCGAGCAAGACGGCGATCGAGTCACGCACCTGTCTGGAGTGTCTCGCCAACATCGGCGTGCGGGAAGTCCACCTGCTCACCGTCGTCCCGGACAACGTCTCCAGCGGTCTCCCGGGGATGGACATCGCCAGTGACGCCAGGACGGCGCTCGCGGCCCAGCGAGACGTGTTCGAGGACGCCGGCTTCGAGGTCGAGACACACGTCGCCCGCGGGACGCCGCACCGGCGGATCAACGGCCTCGCAGAACGCATCGACGCCGACATGATCGTCGTCGGCTCTCGCGGGGAGTCGCCACTGGAGAACCGACTCATCGGCGGGACCGTGCGGAACGTCGCGCGGACGGCGGTCAGACCGTTGCTCGTCGAACGGATCGAACGCACGGAGTCGGGCCCGGCCGTCAAGAAAGAGCACCTGTTCCGGGACACGCTCTATGCGACCGACTTCTCGGCGAACGCCGAGCGAGCGTTCGACTTCTTCCCGCAGTTGACCGGCGCGACACAGCGAGCGTACCTGCTCCACGTGCGCGGTCGCGAACAGAAGGACGGTTCGGACACCGAAGCGGACGCCCGCGAGCGACTCGACGAGATGGCGACCGAACTCCGCGACCGGATGGGGATCGAGGTGGAGACGAACGTCCGGACCGGCGGGGTGGTCGACGAGATCCTCGCCGAGGAGACGCGCGTCGGGGCGACGACGACCCTCCTCGGTGCCCGCGGGACGAGTCGCCTCCGGCGACTGCTCCTCGGCGACACCGCCGAGACGGTCGTCGCACGCGGGAACAACAACGTCCTCCTCGTCCCGCCGGAGTCGGCGACCCCACGCTGA
- a CDS encoding MBL fold metallo-hydrolase, with product MNPDDLPTVDADVETLAPETLKARIDAGEAVTLLDTRMTGDYDEWRIDGESVESINVPYYEFLDEDIDDEVLESIPDDRDVTVLCAKGGASEFVAGTLAERGYDVDHLEDGMNGWARIYERVEVTGYDGPGTLYQYQRPSSGCLGYLLVDGDEAAVVDPLRAFTDRYLDDADDLGVDLVYALDTHIHADHISGVRDLDDRGVTGVIPENAVPRGVTYADDLETAADGDEFVVGDATVETVYTPGHTTGMTSYLLGDGLLATGDGLFVESVARPDLEEGDEGAPEAARMLYESLQERVLTLPEDTLIGGAHFSDAADPAVDGTYTAPVGDLVQRMDALTVAEDDFVETVLADMPPRPANYEDIIATNLGQQAADDEEAFTLELGPNNCAASQESLADD from the coding sequence ATGAACCCAGACGATCTGCCCACCGTGGATGCCGACGTCGAGACGCTCGCTCCGGAGACGCTGAAAGCCCGGATCGACGCCGGCGAGGCGGTCACCCTGCTCGACACGCGGATGACCGGCGACTACGACGAGTGGCGAATCGACGGTGAATCGGTCGAGTCGATCAACGTCCCCTACTACGAGTTCCTCGACGAGGACATCGACGACGAGGTGCTCGAATCGATCCCGGACGACCGCGACGTGACCGTCCTGTGTGCGAAGGGCGGCGCGAGCGAGTTCGTCGCCGGGACACTCGCCGAGCGTGGCTACGACGTGGACCACCTCGAAGACGGGATGAACGGCTGGGCGCGCATCTACGAGCGCGTCGAGGTCACCGGCTACGACGGCCCGGGCACGCTCTACCAGTATCAGCGACCCTCCTCGGGCTGTCTCGGGTACCTCCTCGTCGACGGTGACGAGGCGGCCGTGGTCGACCCGCTGCGAGCGTTCACCGACCGCTACCTCGACGACGCCGACGACCTCGGCGTCGACCTCGTCTACGCACTGGACACCCACATCCACGCCGACCACATCTCGGGCGTCCGTGACCTGGACGACCGGGGGGTCACCGGCGTGATCCCCGAGAACGCGGTCCCGCGTGGGGTCACCTACGCCGACGACCTCGAGACGGCCGCCGACGGCGACGAGTTCGTGGTCGGGGACGCCACCGTCGAGACGGTCTACACGCCCGGCCACACGACGGGCATGACGTCGTACCTGCTCGGCGACGGTCTGCTGGCGACCGGCGACGGCCTGTTCGTCGAGAGTGTCGCCCGCCCCGACCTCGAGGAGGGGGACGAGGGCGCACCCGAGGCCGCCCGGATGCTCTACGAGTCGCTCCAGGAGCGCGTGCTGACACTCCCGGAGGACACCCTGATCGGCGGGGCACACTTCAGCGACGCCGCCGACCCGGCGGTCGACGGCACCTACACGGCTCCTGTCGGTGACCTCGTCCAGCGGATGGACGCGCTCACGGTGGCCGAAGACGATTTCGTGGAGACGGTCCTCGCGGACATGCCGCCGCGACCCGCCAACTACGAGGACATCATCGCCACCAACCTCGGCCAGCAGGCGGCCGACGACGAGGAGGCGTTCACGCTCGAACTCGGCCCGAACAACTGCGCCGCGAGCCAGGAGTCGCTCGCCGACGACTAA
- a CDS encoding YeeE/YedE family protein, which produces MVDPLPLQLLAEYFPNGIARYAIGGLFVGLGASLIYLGTGISAGASSFLESTLSYVSDRSRFQQYAASRDWRLVFTLSIVAGAAIYSLTLGDAFAYETDVQVWRLFAGGVLVGIGTRVGKGCTSGHGVCGVGSASRTSLVGVATFLLVAIGVAQVVAALGVSP; this is translated from the coding sequence ATGGTAGACCCACTCCCACTGCAGCTACTGGCGGAGTACTTCCCGAACGGGATCGCCCGCTACGCGATCGGCGGACTGTTCGTCGGACTCGGTGCCAGTCTCATCTACCTCGGGACCGGCATCAGCGCCGGCGCGAGTTCGTTCCTCGAGTCGACGCTGTCGTACGTCTCGGACCGGTCGCGGTTCCAGCAGTACGCCGCCTCGCGCGACTGGCGCTTGGTGTTCACGCTCAGCATCGTCGCCGGGGCGGCAATCTACTCGCTCACGCTCGGTGACGCGTTCGCCTACGAGACCGACGTACAGGTCTGGCGGCTGTTCGCCGGCGGCGTCCTCGTCGGGATCGGCACCCGCGTCGGCAAGGGGTGTACCTCCGGCCACGGCGTCTGTGGGGTTGGTTCTGCCTCCCGGACGTCGCTCGTCGGGGTGGCCACGTTCCTGCTGGTCGCCATCGGCGTCGCACAGGTCGTCGCCGCCCTGGGGGTGAGCCCCTGA
- a CDS encoding YeeE/YedE family protein — translation MADRHPLFMPTIVVGGLIFGFGLGYSHMARPEVVLDFLQFDDLGLPFVMFGGAAVTGLVYFLAPRLLDGPPLTRRAFERRLKSFDRNVLVGGAIFGAGWGLSGICPGAAYASLGVGNVTILWALAGMFAGAYVQGVWRSRSDTDDSTVAGAD, via the coding sequence ATGGCCGACCGACACCCGCTGTTCATGCCGACGATCGTCGTCGGCGGACTGATCTTCGGGTTCGGCCTCGGCTACAGCCACATGGCCCGCCCCGAGGTCGTGCTGGACTTCCTCCAGTTCGACGACCTCGGCTTACCCTTCGTCATGTTCGGCGGGGCCGCCGTCACCGGGTTGGTGTACTTCCTCGCGCCGCGACTCCTCGACGGTCCCCCGCTGACGCGGCGGGCCTTCGAACGCCGGCTGAAGTCGTTCGACCGGAACGTCCTCGTCGGCGGGGCCATCTTCGGAGCGGGCTGGGGCCTCTCGGGGATCTGTCCCGGCGCGGCCTACGCCAGCCTCGGTGTCGGGAACGTCACCATCCTCTGGGCGCTCGCCGGCATGTTCGCCGGCGCGTACGTGCAGGGCGTCTGGCGGAGCCGTAGCGACACCGACGACTCGACGGTGGCCGGGGCCGACTGA
- the trxA gene encoding thioredoxin, protein MSDRDQRRRERLDDPRETATDGGTTETVDERSEPIHVESAEHLDELVAEGGVVLADFYADWCGPCKMLEPVVEELAAETDATVAKVDVDRLQRLAQQYRVQGVPTMYLFADGEQVEQMVGVRQRDELRSLIEQYA, encoded by the coding sequence ATGAGCGACCGAGACCAGCGCAGACGCGAGAGACTCGACGACCCGCGGGAGACGGCGACAGACGGCGGCACGACCGAGACCGTCGACGAGCGCAGTGAGCCGATCCACGTCGAGAGTGCCGAGCACCTCGACGAACTCGTCGCCGAGGGCGGTGTCGTCCTCGCCGACTTCTACGCGGACTGGTGTGGTCCGTGTAAGATGCTCGAACCCGTCGTGGAGGAACTGGCCGCCGAGACGGACGCGACGGTCGCGAAGGTCGACGTCGACCGACTCCAGCGACTGGCCCAGCAGTACCGGGTGCAGGGCGTCCCGACGATGTACCTGTTCGCCGACGGCGAGCAGGTCGAGCAGATGGTCGGTGTGCGGCAGCGAGACGAACTGCGCTCGCTGATCGAACAGTACGCCTGA